The DNA sequence AATAAGGCATCTTGACGACGTTTCGCTTCATTAAGTTTTTCTTGCAGTCTTTGTGCATCATCTTGCACTGCGGTTAAAAACTCAGTTAACTGATTATTTTCTTCATGCAATTGCTCCTGCTCAGCCTGATATTTATGCTTTTGCGTAAGAGCAGCTTTGGCTAAATCATCTCTGCCTTTTTCCAAAGCGACTTCAGCTTTGCCATGCCAATGAGTAATACTTTTCTCTACCGCGCCAATTTTACGCGCTAGTGTTTTTTGCTCGGCAATGTTTTTAGCTGCTGTGGCACGAACTTCAACCAAGGTTTCTTCCATCTCTTGAATAATCAAACGGATCATTTTTTCTGGTTGCTCAGCCTTGTCTAACATGCTGTTTAAATTTGCATTAATAATGTCAGTAAAACGTGTAAATAAGCCCATAATTCACTCCAATCTCATTGTTGTTTTTGCTATATCTTAAAATTACTTAATTTGTTTAGTTTCTTCTTTTGCTACTCCCTTAGGTCCTTTATTGCCAACTTCCTCCGATTTAATATTTGGTGTAGCAGCTGGTAAGTTAATAGAAAAAGTTTTGATTTCATTCTCAATTGCTTGTTTAAGTTGTTGATTAAGCTCAGTCATTAATTGCTGGCTATGAGCAACAACAAACTCACTAACTGCACCTTCTATGGTATTATTCGCCTTAGCATTGGCGGTTAAACTCATCATTGCGGTTACTGAAATAATTACTGCTAAGCCAATATTTTTGATATTTAAAGTTTTCATCATTAATTCCTTCTCGTTATCTTGAATAATTCGAAGCCAACCTTTAACTGATTAACAACTCTTCATCAGCTGCTTCATGCCTACTAGTACTTCAAGTCATGTGCCAAGATTAAAAACAAGCGTAAACATATGATTAATAAGGAAGATTAAACCAGCATTAGAAAATGGCCTGACTTTGACATAATATGCCAAACTAAATAATGGCAAATATGACCACCAGATTAGTAAATTTAACCAATTCAAAATTAATCAGTGATAAACATGTGCAATTGAAGAAATCGAACAGATAAAAAATGTTCACTGATGAGCGATAGGGTTTGGCCACGATACTGATATGCATCGCGCTAAATTTATTTAGTGATTGAAAAAGTGATAAGAAAAATTAAGCCTTGGTGAATGACAGCTAAGCTTATTTTGCTTATTTTCTATTTTACGGAAAGAGAAACTGAAATTTTTTGAAAATATATAGCTGCAGCTATTCGGTGCGTAGGTGGTTTACGTAGTGAAGTAAGTGACAATGGCAAGCATATTGGTATATTGCCTGCCTGCCATTAAGATAGTTTCTTTTCAAATGCAGTAACTAATAAAGAAGTACATGCCATGGCAATAATTGGCATAACAGTCAAAGTTAAAAAGAAAGATAAGTTAAGCATATTAAGTTCCTTAAAATTGCACACTAGTTGTTACTAAGTTGCAACAAGTGTTACAAAGGTTGTGCCACTTTCTTAATTTTTTTATAAGCCTTTGATTTTTATTGAAATAAAATTTTTAGGTAAATACGAGTATTTAACCAGTTGTCTAAAAAAATCCTTTGATTAGTAAAATTGACCAAAAATTAGTATATATCTAAAGTAATTGTAATATTCTCAGCTGTGAAGCACTGCCTAACTGTTCGATTTAGGGATAAGTATTCTCAAAATCGAAACATTTGCTCCTATGCTAACTAGCTGACTGAGCGACTTTGGCAAAAGCGTCTAATAGTACACTGCCATTAGCATCAGCCTGTCCAGCACATTCACTTAAGTGACGTCTAAATTGTCGCGCACCAACAAGGCCGTTGCATAAACCCAACATATGGCGTAATACATGCCAAGCTCTACCGCCATTGGCAACATGGTTATCAACATAGTTAGCCATCTGCTCTATAACCTGCTGTCGGCTGATCACGGCTTTACTTTCACCATAAATTTGCGGATCGGCATCAGCCAATAAATAAGGGCTATTATAAATTTCTCGCCCTATCATAACGCCATCGATATGAGCTAAATGCTCATTGGCCTCTGCTAATGATTTAATACCGCCATTGATTGAAATTTCACGCTCTGGGAAATCCTGCTTAATTTGATAAACTCTTTGATAATCAAGCGGTGGTATTTCTCTATTTTGCTTGGGGCTTAAACCACTCAGCCAAGCTTTACGCGCATGAATAATAAAGTGCTGACAACCTGCTTGAGAGACTTGCTCAATAAAGGTATGCAAAAATTCATAGCTGTCTTGATCATCAATACCAATACGAGATTTAACCGTGATCGGAATATCAACCGCTGCCTGCATATCACTAACACATTGAGCAACTAGCTCTGGCTCAGCCATTAAACAAGCACCAAAGCGACCATTTTGCACTCTATCTGAAGGACAACCAACGTTGATATTAACCTCGTCATAGCCACGCTGCTCAGCAATTTTAGCGCATTCTGTCATAGCATTAACATCACTACCACCAAGCTGTAGCACTAACGGGTGCTCTGCTTGGTTAAACGCAAGGTAATCACCCCTACCATGCAAAATAGCGCCTGTTGTCACCATTTCAGTATATAAAACCGTTTTTTCAGACATCAGTCGATAAAAATAACGGCAATGGCGATCAGTCCAAT is a window from the Litorilituus sediminis genome containing:
- the pspA gene encoding phage shock protein PspA is translated as MGLFTRFTDIINANLNSMLDKAEQPEKMIRLIIQEMEETLVEVRATAAKNIAEQKTLARKIGAVEKSITHWHGKAEVALEKGRDDLAKAALTQKHKYQAEQEQLHEENNQLTEFLTAVQDDAQRLQEKLNEAKRRQDALLLRQASAEVRLKVREKAAVYNIDEAIGKFERYQQKIDRIEAEVEAFDMTENKDLSAQISALEQDDNIELELAQMKKQAANG
- the dusA gene encoding tRNA dihydrouridine(20/20a) synthase DusA, translated to MLDWTDRHCRYFYRLMSEKTVLYTEMVTTGAILHGRGDYLAFNQAEHPLVLQLGGSDVNAMTECAKIAEQRGYDEVNINVGCPSDRVQNGRFGACLMAEPELVAQCVSDMQAAVDIPITVKSRIGIDDQDSYEFLHTFIEQVSQAGCQHFIIHARKAWLSGLSPKQNREIPPLDYQRVYQIKQDFPEREISINGGIKSLAEANEHLAHIDGVMIGREIYNSPYLLADADPQIYGESKAVISRQQVIEQMANYVDNHVANGGRAWHVLRHMLGLCNGLVGARQFRRHLSECAGQADANGSVLLDAFAKVAQSAS